From one Nycticebus coucang isolate mNycCou1 chromosome 14, mNycCou1.pri, whole genome shotgun sequence genomic stretch:
- the PPP1R14B gene encoding LOW QUALITY PROTEIN: protein phosphatase 1 regulatory subunit 14B (The sequence of the model RefSeq protein was modified relative to this genomic sequence to represent the inferred CDS: inserted 1 base in 1 codon; deleted 1 base in 1 codon; substituted 1 base at 1 genomic stop codon) — translation MLQLPPGAPAAAXRRGDARSXSPELTRGSGQEPAGGRPGGGGAGRGPTAHVAPVAAMADSGPAGGAALAAPAPGPGSGGAGPRVYFQSPPGAAGEGPGGTDDEGPVRRQGKVTVKYDRKELRKRLNLEEWILEQLTRLYDCQEEEIPELEIDVDELLDMESDDTRAARVKELLVDCYKPTEAFISGLLDKIRGMQKLSTPQKK, via the exons ATGCTGCAGCTGCCCCCGGGCGCCCCCGCCGCCG CTCGCCGCGGAGACGCGCGGAGCTGATCCCCTGAGCTAACCCGAGGCAGCGGCCAGGAGCCAGCCGGCGGGCGTCCGGGAGGCGGCGGCGCAGGGAGGGGCCCGACG GCGCACGTGGCCCCGGTGGCCGCCATGGCGGACAGCGGCCCTGCCGGGGGCGCGGCGTTAGCGGCCCCGGCCCCCGGGCCGGGCAGTGGCGGCGCAGGGCCCCGCGTGTACTTTCAGAGCCCCCCTGGGGCTGCAGGTGAGGGCCCGGGCGGTACGGACGATGAGGGCCCAGTGAGACGCCAAGGGAAGGTCACAGTCAAGTACGACCGCAAGGAGCTACGGAAGCGCCTCAACCTGGAGGAGTGGATTCTGGAGCAGCTCACGCGCCTCTACGACTGCCAG gaAGAGGAGATCCCAGAGCTGGAAATTGATGTGGATGAACTCCTGGACATGGAGAGTGATGATACCCGGGCTGCCAGGGTCAAG GAGCTGCTGGTTGACTGTTACAAACCCACTGAG GCCTTCATCTCTGGCCTGCTGGACAAGATCCGGGGCATGCAGAAGCTGAGCACACCCCAGAAGAAGTAA
- the FKBP2 gene encoding peptidyl-prolyl cis-trans isomerase FKBP2 isoform X1, whose product MAQGVHAGAVSVVVGPGDAVGRELPRERWYGWSGLDGQQTQGQSGCPGDPQELRAGEAPQVEAQGRPGEYLRRTQALRNHPAGMYGYLGADPLQRPQRCWCAGPGATGCGVSGAAQLGQQLRNQIGSGLCVKARVGTEERRWEPGGRKDVGVSKGAGPWLLWPPLTPYPRCWGPRPSPLLSGLVSVATEPRGEGGNPGRGDPQGQAKYGGMESSWYLPKFDAFPALLPVSRSVGVCACRDMRLSWVLTVLSICLSALATATGAEGKRKLQIGVKKRVDHCPIKSRKGDVLHMHYTGKLEDGTEFDSSLPQNQPFVFSLGTGQVIKGWDQGLLGMCEGEKRKLVIPSELGYGERGAPPKIPGGATLVFEVELLKIERRSEL is encoded by the exons ATGGCCCAGGGCGTCCACGCGGGGGCGGTCTCCGTGGTGGTAGGGCCTGGGGACGCGGTAGGCCGAGAACTCCCCCGGGAGAGGTGGTATGGGTGGAGCGGGCTCGACGGCCAGCAGACACAGGGCCAGTCTGGGTGCCCCGGAGACCCCCAAGAGCTCAGAGCTGGGGAGGCGCCCCAGGTGGAGGCACAGGGCCGGCCTGGGGAGTACCTCCGGAGGACCCAGGCTCTTCGGAACCATCCAGCGGGGATGTATGGGTACCTCGGGGCCGACCCCCTGCAGCGGCCACAGAGGTGTTGGTGTGCTGGGCCGGGGGCAACTGGGTGTGGCGTGAGTGGGGCAGCCCAGTTAGGGCAACAGCTTCGCAACCAGATAGGGTCTGGACTTTGCGTAAAGGCACGAGTGGGAACTGAAGAGCGGAGGTGGGAACCGGGAGGGAGGAAAGATGTGGGGGTGAGCAAAGGGGCGGGGCCCTGGCTGCTGTGGCCTCCCCTGACCCCATACCCTCGCTGCTGGGGTCCTCGGCCAAGTCCCCTTCTCTCTGGACTGGTAAGTGTGGCCACGGAGCCCAGGGGAGAGGGCGGTAACCCGGGAAGAGGGGATCCCCAGGGGCAGGCAAAGTACGGTGGGATGGAATCTTCCTGGTACCTGCCCAAGTTCGATgccttccctgccctcctcccgGTCAGTCGGTCGGTCGGGGTCTGTGCCTGCAGAGACATGAGGCTGAGCTGGGTCCTGACAGTACTGTCCATCTGCCTGAGTGCCCTGGCTACGGCTACGGGGGCAGAAGGCAAACGGAAGCTGCAGATCGGGGTCAAGAAGCGGGTGGATCACTGTCCCATCAAATCTCGAAAGGGGGATGTCCTACATATGCACTACACA GGGAAGCTGGAAGATGGGACGGAGTTTGACAGCAGCCTGCCCCAGAACCAGCCCTTTGTCTTCTCCCTTGGCACAGGCCAGGTCATCAAGGGCTGGGACCAAGGGCTGCTGGG GATGTGTGAAGGGGAAAAGCGGAAGCTGGTGATCCCATCAGAGTTGG GGTATGGAGAGCGGGGTGCTCCCCCAAAGATTCCAG GTGGTGCAACCCTGGTGTTCGAGGTGGAGCTGCTCAAAATCGAGCGACGTTCAGAATTGTAG
- the FKBP2 gene encoding peptidyl-prolyl cis-trans isomerase FKBP2 isoform X2 — protein sequence MRLSWVLTVLSICLSALATATGAEGKRKLQIGVKKRVDHCPIKSRKGDVLHMHYTGKLEDGTEFDSSLPQNQPFVFSLGTGQVIKGWDQGLLGMCEGEKRKLVIPSELGYGERGAPPKIPGGATLVFEVELLKIERRSEL from the exons ATGAGGCTGAGCTGGGTCCTGACAGTACTGTCCATCTGCCTGAGTGCCCTGGCTACGGCTACGGGGGCAGAAGGCAAACGGAAGCTGCAGATCGGGGTCAAGAAGCGGGTGGATCACTGTCCCATCAAATCTCGAAAGGGGGATGTCCTACATATGCACTACACA GGGAAGCTGGAAGATGGGACGGAGTTTGACAGCAGCCTGCCCCAGAACCAGCCCTTTGTCTTCTCCCTTGGCACAGGCCAGGTCATCAAGGGCTGGGACCAAGGGCTGCTGGG GATGTGTGAAGGGGAAAAGCGGAAGCTGGTGATCCCATCAGAGTTGG GGTATGGAGAGCGGGGTGCTCCCCCAAAGATTCCAG GTGGTGCAACCCTGGTGTTCGAGGTGGAGCTGCTCAAAATCGAGCGACGTTCAGAATTGTAG